In one Oncorhynchus keta strain PuntledgeMale-10-30-2019 unplaced genomic scaffold, Oket_V2 Un_contig_17988_pilon_pilon, whole genome shotgun sequence genomic region, the following are encoded:
- the LOC127919967 gene encoding CD9 antigen-like — protein sequence MGVVGGIKCIKYLMFMFNFLFWLAGTGVLAVGLWLRFDSRTEGLFSGEDSPSVFFTGVYILIAAGALMMVVGFLGCCGAIKESPCMLGLFFFFLLLIFGVEVAAGIWGLSNKDTVVEDITEFYKQTYNNYMNTKQEALKETLRLIHFGLNCCGLTGTIIDSARETCPKKEGLEALITTVTNITPAATTI from the exons ATGGGAGTCGTAGGAGGAATCAAATGCATCAAATACCTAATGTTCATGTTCAACTTCCTCTTCTGG TTGGCAGGAACAGGAGTGTTGGCCGTAGGGCTGTGGCTGCGTTTTGACTCTCGGACTGAGGGACTGTTCAGTGGAGAGGACTCTCCTTCTGTCTTCTTCACCG GTGTGTATATTCTGATCGCTGCGGGGGCGTTGATGATGGTTGTCGGGTTCCTGGGCTGCTGTGGAGCCATTAAGGAATCCCCCTGTATGCTCGGACTG ttctTCTTCTTCCTGTTGTTGATCTTTGGGGTGGAGGTAGCAGCAGGGATCTGGGGGCTCTCCAATAAAGACACG gtGGTGGAAGACATCACAGAGTTCTACAAGCAGACTTACAATAACTACATGAACACCAAGCAGGAGGCCCTGAAGGAGACATTACGCCTCATACACTTTgga CTGAACTGCTGCGGCCTGACAGGCACGATAATTGACAGCGCCAGGGAGACCTGCCCAAAGAAGGAAGGACTGGAGGCTCTGATTACCACGGTAACAAACATAACCCCTGCCGCAACAACTATTTGA